Part of the Triticum urartu cultivar G1812 chromosome 2, Tu2.1, whole genome shotgun sequence genome, acggagggtgTACCATTTAATTAATAGGAAGCCAGAGAATAAGTTGTAAAGTGCTAGCTAGGAGTTCAGGTATGCATAAACAAAATATTTGCATTGTATGCATAAACAAGTATTTATATTATAAGCAAATATAGGAGTGCCACTTCAAGTGAATGCCAGACATCACATTACACACACTCAAAATTAAAAGCCGGGCATCCAATGTACATCAGTACACAAATAGAGTGTTCTCAGATCATAAGCATGGGTTGTTGAAGGAAATTTACTAATTAAGGGCATAGTTGTATCTGGTATCCAGGAATTTCTAAATATGGCAGACTGTACATGCTCTGGTTAGAGTACATGCCCTGGATCCGAGTTCATCGTTATGTTCCTTTGAATGCTAAAGTAGCTAAAAACACATAGCACTGGGTCATGCTGAATAGACCTACAGAAAAACTTGAATGCATGCTCACTGAGTCACATGAGAACAGGTAGGCAAATTCACAAACAAATGGAGTGGCAAAAGCATTTCATTAATATATCTTGGGTGACCAAAGGAATGAAGCTTCAAGATCTCAGATTTATATATTAGATTAGATGGATTATGCACACATAATTTGGCCAATATCAGCAACAAAGTTTGCCCAAAATCCAGTCACCCCCAAGAAGTCCAGTTCATGTTGTACCAACGGTGCTTAAAGCAGTAGGGCAAAAAAATATAACAATGAGGTGCATTGATTTCTGCTTTAAAAGGTTGTGCTTGAAGAACTAAGCTCCAGGCCCGCTACTACAAGTTTCTGTTTCAAGTTTGGCACTTTCCGACACAAGTAGGGCCATGAACAAGTTTATGTTTCAAAAAACTTCGTGTACCCATCATTTTCAGTATGCATGTACTGTACTAGAAAATGTGAAGCACCAATCACTTTAAGAACAGTAGCTAGACTCCAGGATGCACTGAAGTATTTTCCACTCACTTCAACTTGGTTTCCCTCTCCGAACAAAGGACTTCCATTGTCCTGCAGACAAGAAAAGTATCAGAAATAACAAAAGAGGTAACGGCACCATGCTGGAAAAGAATACAACTATATGTTTACCAAATGAACTAAAATAATAATAAAAGAAAATTAGCAAAATTCATTTTTTCCAAACTCCAAGCGATATCCTTAATAtataaaattcaaataaaatattaAGTGTTAGCAATCTAGCAATTAGTTATAGCGAGTACTAATTATAATTATTGTTGCAGAGATTTAGAAGTCAAAATACTAGACGTATCATAAAAGTGTATTAATCTATTTATGCATAAGGGGAACCTATAATGCCTATCAGAATCTAGGACATGCATGATATCATGTAGAGGTATGCAAATCTACGCTCGCCGGCTATACTGTTCAAGGGAATACAAGATTCATGCCTATCACTGCCCCATGTCTATTCATCAAGTCTGTCTACCAGGAACGGGCCATAGATGAGGATCACTAAATGTTAATCCAAATGTTACTAAATGAGCTTATGGGTTCAAGAAAATCTTTGACAACCCATAAATAATACTCGATAAATTATGCACACCAAGTCCAAGAATAGCTAGAGTCTATATGTATGATCTTGGTAAGAACAATGACCACTAATGGAGTTCAACGATAAATTTGAGATGGCATATTTTGCATCCTCTGTCTGATTGTGGGTGTTGGTACAGAACTATTTGATGTTTATTTGTTGGGTATTATCATTGTTTCTTTTTGAGAAAGAATTCGATGAACCTTATCCTTTCCAACTACACATGGCCACCAGTCTGTCCGCTTTTGCACATGACATTACAAAAAAAATTGATGGTTGTCACAGTCCCAGTTAGTTTAACGAGAACTGTACATAAACAATTAATATTTTTTGCAGCTCCACTAATTCAAAAACAATTATATGTGTAAGTAGTTTTACCTGTTAGGCTTAATCTTGGTTCAAATATAAATTCAAGATATGGCATGAGTTTTTTCGGGAGAAAAGGCATACACGATTCGTGAAACAAGTGAGCCTAGCGCAAATTGGTTACCTGGGTCACTGCGATGCAACTAGAGCCTACAAGTGTCATTTTGCAACTCAATAATATTGAAATTCCAATAACGGAAAATAAAAAACAATTTAGGAAGCATAAACGACAAAAGTCACTCCCAATTTTACAAGAAATAAATATGAAAGGGTGTTGTCCAAGTGTAATTACGTACAGAAAACATTCACATAGCGTATTTTGGTACCACCAAGTATTTTCACGGAAAATAAGAATCTAGCCGCGCAAATTGCGTGGGTCACTCCGCTAGTTTTAAATAATCCACCCACATCCTTTTAATTTGAAGTTAGCGGAACATGTTAATACACCGTTGGAAAATATTTATATTTATCTCAAGGCTGCATATTGCCATAGTGTGCATATACTTGGCTGTATAGCCCAGTAAAAGTCAAACGAATATCATTAATTTTCGAGAAACATCTAGGAGCAGTACTAATATTTCAGTATTTGTTCTAATAGGGATTtcaaaattcttctatgattctTCCAAAAAGTTCAGATAATAGAACTATGTGAACATGGTATATGCAACAAAATCATTTGGAGACAGACACATAGGACACTTAAAACCTGAAATACTGAAGTTAATCGAACAAATAAACCATCTGAATGCAACCAAAAGTAGTACTATGTGAACAGTGAACAGAGGGAGGCACCCCACTTACCACCTCTGCAGCCGGGACACCCTCGAACAGAGGGAATCATTATGGACAGAAGCACAAGCCTACAGCGCTACTTCAGCAATAAGATCACTTTGCAACTGCGAATCCTACGACGCATCACATGAACTACCAGATAGGGCTACAAGCTACTTTGCAGAGATCGCCATAATCGCCCATGTCGCCCTTGCTCTAGTATCACAAAGTAAACTATACCAGGTAGCGGCAAGCATATCTGAGATGGGTGGTTACCTTCATGCTGGACGGATTGGCGCTGGCCAGGCTAGGTGCGCTGGGCGACGGTGCGGGCGACGAAGACGATGAACTCGCGTGCCGGAAGAAGCCGAAGTGGCTGACGTCCGTGGCGTTGGCCAGCACGAGCGTCTTGGAGCCCTGCCCGCCGCTGGAGGAGGAGCCCCCGGCGCCTCCGGCCGACGGCTTCAGCACGACGAACGCCGTGATCTTCATCTCCGCTCCGCCGAGCCTAGATCCGACAGGAGCTACGCGCGGGCGCGCTCGGTGCGCGGCGAGTCGCCGGCCGCACGGAAGCAGTCGAACATGCACCCCATCCCCGTCCTCCACCTCGGCCTCACCGCTTCCCCCTCGCCGAGCGCCGAGCCTTGGAGCCGCGGAGGAAGTCGAGGGGAGAGGATGCATGGCGGAGACGAGGTCGGCGGTGgtgggtgggggtggggtggcgGCGGTTGGAATCGCAGGAGGGAGAGGAAGGCGGGGGCGGCGGGATGCCTCGATTGGATCTGGGGAATGGGAGAGGATGGGTgggtgggttagggtttgggtTTCTCGGGAGAACCTCCATCGTTGATGGGTGTTTGATGGACGGCTCAGATCGCTTTCGACTGGGTGATCCGCGTGATAGTGGTTCCTTGCTTCTCATTGGCCGGTTGTCTCGTGCTGGAATCTTCAAAATTTGGACCCAAATATTCTACTTTTTAAGTGAAAAGAACTACAAATATGTCTTATAAAATGGACCACATCATTTTTGGAAAATATTAGTCCACAACTTATTTACAATTAACTAAAATGTCAAAATCACAACTGTTTACAATTAAGCTAGAAAATCTCAGAAGAATGAGAAGCATCTAACCATTTATTGATGGATTAGAAAATCATAATCATTTATTATTATACCCGCCACCGCTGACGACGACGAAAGGATCGGATGCTcacgacccccccccccccctcccaaaGGAGGAAGACGTTCAATGTGGAGAAGAGCCTGAAATGCATTTGTAAAAAAGATTAAAAATGGCTTGTGAATAGCTGTAATCAAGCATCAAAAATTGTCTTTTTTTACACAAGCCACAAAAACTTGGTGCACACACATATAGTGTCCGGATTTACACGCGGGATTTTTTTCTCGAATTTTTTTAACTTTTTAAAATATGTATTTAGACAATGGGTGTATATACACCTATGAGCCAAAGTGAATTTTTGCCTTTTTCTGCTTTATTCACCTTTGTGGGacgggtcccacatgtcatttaTACTGTGTTAGTTGGCCCCGTCTGTAAATGTGGACCCAGT contains:
- the LOC125540216 gene encoding uncharacterized protein LOC125540216; translation: MHPLPSTSSAAPRLGARRGGSGEAEVEDGDGVHVRLLPCGRRLAAHRARPRVAPVGSRLGGAEMKITAFVVLKPSAGGAGGSSSSGGQGSKTLVLANATDVSHFGFFRHASSSSSSPAPSPSAPSLASANPSSMKDNGSPLFGEGNQVEVLVEEAKAQ